A portion of the Colius striatus isolate bColStr4 chromosome 1, bColStr4.1.hap1, whole genome shotgun sequence genome contains these proteins:
- the SYT10 gene encoding synaptotagmin-10, with protein sequence MSFHAEDGVGSLCHKALQIISELCLGGQVEREKCAGIFPLETARQGIGGTDISVSLLAVVVSFCGLALLVVSLFVFWKLCWPCWRSKPLTSNASNVPQSNSSAPTEVFDTSEKKEIKENEKPTTKVLEAALKISHTSPDIPAEVQNALKEHLIRHARMQRQITEPTSSSRHNSFRRHLPRQMQVSSVDFNMGTDPILQRGETTTSIGRIKPELYKQKSVDSDEQQEDVKTCGKLNFTLRYDYENELLAVTIVKALDLPAKDFTGTSDPYVKIYLLPDRKKKFQTRVHRKTLNPVFDETFQFPVAYDQLSNRKLHFSVYDFDRFSRHDMIGEVILDNLFEVSDLSREANVWKDIHCATTESIDLGEIMFSLCYLPTAGRMTLTVIKCRNLKAMDITGASDPYVKVSLMCEGRRLKKRKTTTKKNTLNPTYNEAIIFDIPPENVDQVSLSIAVMDYDRVGHNEVIGVCRTGIDAEGLGRDHWNEMLAYPRKPITHWHPLVELPGRATSFDSQGSCSSPKPPLTP encoded by the exons ATGAGCTTCCACGCGGAGGACGGcgtgggcagcctctgccacaaGGCTCTGCAGATCATCTCGGAGCTGTGCCTGGGCGGGCAGGTGGAGCGGGAGAAGTGCGCCGGCATCTTCCCCCTGGAGACCGCCCGTCAGGGCATCGGCGGCACAG ACATCTCAGTCAGTTTGTTAGCAGTAGTCGTCAGCTTCTGTGGGCTTGCCCTGCTGGTAGTCTCGCTTTTTGTCTTTTGGAAGTTGTGTTGGCCCTGCTGGAGAAGCAAACCTCTCACTTCCAATGCCAGTAATGTCCCTCAGAGCAACTCCAGTGCTCCTACAGAAGTTTTTGACACAagtgagaaaaaggaaattaaagaaaatgagaaacctACAACAAAGGTACTTGAAGCTGCATTGAAAATTAGCCACACTTCACCTGATATACCAGCAGAGGTCCAGAACGCACTGAAGGAGCATCTGATCAGACATGCACGCATGCAGAGGCAAATCACTGAGCCCACATCCTCGTCAAG GCATAATTCTTTCAGGAGGCACTTGCCAAGGCAGATGCAAGTGTCCAGTGTTGATTTTAACATGGGCACAGATCCGATTTTGCAAAGGGGAGAGACGACAACCAGCATTGGGAGAATAAAACCTGAACTCTACAAACAGAAGTCTGTGGATTCTGATGAGCAACAAGAAGATGTGAAAACATGCGGAAAACTTAACTTCACTCTCCGGTATGATTATGAAAATGAACTTCTGGCTGTCACAATTGTCAAGGCCTTAGATCTGCCTGCTAAAGACTTCACAGGAACATCCGATCCCTACGTTAAGATTTATCTGCTTCCAGATAGGAAAAAGAAGTTTCAGACACGAGTTCACAGAAAGACACTAAACCCTGTCTTTGATGAAACCTTTCAGTTTCCTGTAGCCTATGATCAACTCAGCAACAGGAAATTGCATTTCAGTGTTTATGATTTTGACAGATTTTCTAGACATGACATGATTGGGGAAGTTATTCTTGATAACCTTTTTGAAGTCTCAGATCTCTCCAGGGAAGCCAATGTATGGAAAGACATCCACTGTGCCACCACA gaaagCATAGATTTGGGTGAGatcatgttttctctttgttatttGCCTACTGCTGGGAGAATGACATTAACAGTCATCAAATGTAGGAATCTCAAAGCAATGGATATAACTGGCGCATCAG ATCCATATGTCAAAGTGTCACTGATGTGTGAGGGCCGAAGACTGAAAAAGCGGAAAACGACCACAAAGAAGAACACGCTCAATCCCACTTATAATGAGGCTATCATCTTTGATATTCCTCCAGAGAATGTGGACCAGGTCAGCCTCTCCATTGCAGTGATGGATTATGACCG AGTAGGGCACAATGAAGTCATTGGGGTATGTCGGACAGGAATTGATGCTGAAGGTCTTGGAAGAGATCACTGGAATGAAATGTTGGCTTACCCACGTAAACCAATAACTCACTGGCATCCACTAGTAGAG TTACCTGGCCGAGCAACCAGTTTTGATAGCCAGGGATCTTGTTCATCACCGAAACCACCGCTTACACCCTAG